In Salmo salar chromosome ssa15, Ssal_v3.1, whole genome shotgun sequence, one genomic interval encodes:
- the LOC106572808 gene encoding tumor necrosis factor receptor superfamily member 14 isoform X1, whose amino-acid sequence MAQFETLIWTIPIILVLVSIGSCIACGRAEYRIGEECCPMCSPGNRVYKHCTEFTSTSCVPCVDSTFFGLIKCKVCTNCDPGLGLKVKQPCRPSSDTVCGTLEGFYCLDPTKDGCRAAQRHSSCKPGQYISHTGTTSTDSVCADCPGKTYSDGSLTSCQPHTECEFLEIEPGTPWSDSECGVASLPTAGIIAGVLICFFLIGTIAGVCLFMRKRVRTRQNLGSQIPTQESPDREIPMLSGGT is encoded by the exons ATGGCACAGTTTGAAACCTTGATATGGACT ATACCTATTATATTGGTGCTTGTAAGCATTGGGTCCTGTATTGCATGTGGTAGAGCCGAGTACAGAATAGGGGAGGAATGTTGTCCCATGTGTTCACCAG GAAATCGTGTATATAAGCATTGTACTGAATTCACCAGCACCAGCTGTGTGCCCTGTGTTGATTCTACATTCTTTGGTCTCATAAAATGCAAAGTGTGTACCAACTGTGATCCAG GTTTGGGTTTGAAGGTAAAGCAGCCATGTAGACCTTCATCAGACACTGTCTGTGGGACACTGGAGGGGTTCTACTGTCTAGACCCAACTAAGGATGGTTGTAGAGCAgcccagagacacagcagctgtaaACCTGGTCAATACATCAGTCACACAG GAACAACATCTACAGATAGTGTGTGTGCTGACTGCCCTGGTAAAACTTATTCAGATGGATCATTAACATCTTGTCAACCACATACAGA ATGTGAATTCTTGGAAATTGAACCAGGAACTCCTTGGTCGGATTCAGAATGTGGAGTTGCTTCACTTCCCACAGCTGGAATCATAGCTGGTGTTCTCATATGTTTTTTCCTGATAGGCACCATAGCTGgtgtttgtttatttatgagAAAAAGGGTGAGAACAAGACAAAACTTAG GTTCTCAAATACCTACACAG GAATCCCCAGATCGGGAAATACCAATGCTGTCTGGGGGAACTTGA
- the LOC106572808 gene encoding tumor necrosis factor receptor superfamily member 14 isoform X2, with protein MAQFETLIWTIPIILVLVSIGSCIACGRAEYRIGEECCPMCSPGNRVYKHCTEFTSTSCVPCVDSTFFGLIKCKVCTNCDPGLKVKQPCRPSSDTVCGTLEGFYCLDPTKDGCRAAQRHSSCKPGQYISHTGTTSTDSVCADCPGKTYSDGSLTSCQPHTECEFLEIEPGTPWSDSECGVASLPTAGIIAGVLICFFLIGTIAGVCLFMRKRVRTRQNLGSQIPTQESPDREIPMLSGGT; from the exons ATGGCACAGTTTGAAACCTTGATATGGACT ATACCTATTATATTGGTGCTTGTAAGCATTGGGTCCTGTATTGCATGTGGTAGAGCCGAGTACAGAATAGGGGAGGAATGTTGTCCCATGTGTTCACCAG GAAATCGTGTATATAAGCATTGTACTGAATTCACCAGCACCAGCTGTGTGCCCTGTGTTGATTCTACATTCTTTGGTCTCATAAAATGCAAAGTGTGTACCAACTGTGATCCAG GTTTGAAGGTAAAGCAGCCATGTAGACCTTCATCAGACACTGTCTGTGGGACACTGGAGGGGTTCTACTGTCTAGACCCAACTAAGGATGGTTGTAGAGCAgcccagagacacagcagctgtaaACCTGGTCAATACATCAGTCACACAG GAACAACATCTACAGATAGTGTGTGTGCTGACTGCCCTGGTAAAACTTATTCAGATGGATCATTAACATCTTGTCAACCACATACAGA ATGTGAATTCTTGGAAATTGAACCAGGAACTCCTTGGTCGGATTCAGAATGTGGAGTTGCTTCACTTCCCACAGCTGGAATCATAGCTGGTGTTCTCATATGTTTTTTCCTGATAGGCACCATAGCTGgtgtttgtttatttatgagAAAAAGGGTGAGAACAAGACAAAACTTAG GTTCTCAAATACCTACACAG GAATCCCCAGATCGGGAAATACCAATGCTGTCTGGGGGAACTTGA
- the LOC106572808 gene encoding tumor necrosis factor receptor superfamily member 14 isoform X3 — MAQFETLIWTIPIILVLVSIGSCIACGRAEYRIGEECCPMCSPGNRVYKHCTEFTSTSCVPCVDSTFFGLIKCKVCTNCDPGLGLKVKQPCRPSSDTVCGTLEGFYCLDPTKDGCRAAQRHSSCKPGQYISHTGTTSTDSVCADCPGKTYSDGSLTSCQPHTECEFLEIEPGTPWSDSECGVASLPTAGIIAGVLICFFLIGTIAGVCLFMRKRVRTRQNLGIPRSGNTNAVWGNLKR; from the exons ATGGCACAGTTTGAAACCTTGATATGGACT ATACCTATTATATTGGTGCTTGTAAGCATTGGGTCCTGTATTGCATGTGGTAGAGCCGAGTACAGAATAGGGGAGGAATGTTGTCCCATGTGTTCACCAG GAAATCGTGTATATAAGCATTGTACTGAATTCACCAGCACCAGCTGTGTGCCCTGTGTTGATTCTACATTCTTTGGTCTCATAAAATGCAAAGTGTGTACCAACTGTGATCCAG GTTTGGGTTTGAAGGTAAAGCAGCCATGTAGACCTTCATCAGACACTGTCTGTGGGACACTGGAGGGGTTCTACTGTCTAGACCCAACTAAGGATGGTTGTAGAGCAgcccagagacacagcagctgtaaACCTGGTCAATACATCAGTCACACAG GAACAACATCTACAGATAGTGTGTGTGCTGACTGCCCTGGTAAAACTTATTCAGATGGATCATTAACATCTTGTCAACCACATACAGA ATGTGAATTCTTGGAAATTGAACCAGGAACTCCTTGGTCGGATTCAGAATGTGGAGTTGCTTCACTTCCCACAGCTGGAATCATAGCTGGTGTTCTCATATGTTTTTTCCTGATAGGCACCATAGCTGgtgtttgtttatttatgagAAAAAGGGTGAGAACAAGACAAAACTTAG GAATCCCCAGATCGGGAAATACCAATGCTGTCTGGGGGAACTTGAAACGGTAA